aggtctgccccaaaaacttgtccaattgtctatgaaacctatgttattctgcgggcaccacttagacatccagccatttagtgacgacagtctgctatgtatctcgtcaccacgatacgcagggagggggccagagcaaattacagtgtctgacatcgtacttgcaagttcacacacctctttaacattatttttagtgatctccgactggcgaagtcgaacatcatttgtgccgacgtgaataacgatcttactgaatttacgtttagcattagccagcacttttaaatttgccaagatgtcaggcgctctggctcccggtaaacactggactatggtggctggtgtctctattttcacgttccgtacaatagaatcgccaataactagagcactttgatcaggtttctcagtgggtgcgtcactgagtggggagaacctgtttgatgttctgatcggaacggaagagcggtgttttgacccgcgactatgccgtctcacagtcacccagttgccctgctgcaaaggcgaagttaccggaaccgaacaatgtacgggacttcctaagctagtcgcatccaaagccgtatctaatgccctcacattcttactatcctcgattaaagtttggatgcgtgtctctagttctgaaatcttctctgtcagcctaactatttccctgcatttatcacatgtgaatccctcgctgccgacagagattgataaactatacatatgacaggtgatgcaggttaccaggaaaggagaagaagccattactcaccgtagatgtagaatgatttcaactcaccactgttgtctgatgaacttgtgtagaaaaaggcgtagagaaaaattaaaagtgaatggcaagctaaccggctaacacactacaaacacgctgcactcgcggttgtagaataaaaacgagcgatcaacgagagcgagggaagaaaggaaagcggtagtagacgtggatagagacgtgagtgggaacgcaaatggcaggctaaccggcAAACGGAATGCTAACGCACAGCGCGGCGTTGCACTGGCGGTTATAGATTAAAAGCGAGCGATcggattagtttgatggataataacagaaatctggtggggaaaaaaggggaaaaaagcagaagaattttatcactttaaacaacagaaagtaatagtaaaatagagatTTCCTCAGAAGAATAAAACTCTAGGGAGCTTGATTGACACTAATAGACCtaggattttttgaaaaatttttaAGGTTCTTTTCTGAGAAAGTGTTAGCTATTCACTCCTCTTTTACCTTGCAGTTATCAGATCTGTCATTGTTTTTGCTGGCTAGCCCGGcttctttttcttgttttcaaaatgtttctttgaGGGAACTCTGTGATTTGGTCAACAAGATGAAGACAACTGCCTCCTCACTTGATGTAATTCCTTCAGAGATTATTAGGGCCTCTTTTACTGAAATTGGTACTGCCATTCAATCATTGATAAATTCGTCCCTAGCTGCTGGGGTAGTCCCGAAATGTTTTAAGCATGCTGTCGTTCAACCTTTGCTTAAGAAACAGGGGCTGGATGAAAGTTGCCTTGATAATTATCGACCTGTCTCTAAGCTCTCATTTTTATCTAAACTTTTGGAAAAAGTTGTATATTCACAATTGACTTTGTTTTTGAATGCAGCTAAATTAACAGAACCTCTCCAATCTGGTTTCTCTGCCCATCATAGTACTGAGTCTGCTTTGCTTAAAGtgttaaatgacattttacttGTGGTTGATGGTGGCAAAAATACAGTTCTGTTGCTTCTTGATCTTACAGCTGCCTTTGATCATAATATTCTTCTTTGGCGGTTAGAGTATTTGTTTGGGATCAGGGGTACTGTTTTGGAATGGTTCAGTTCATATCTTAGAGACAGGTCCTTTTCTGTTGAGTTAGGTAAGCTATCTTCATCTGTTGCTCCTATTATCTGTGGAGTACCACAAGGATCCATTTTAGGTCCACTTCTTTTTAATCTATATATGCGGCCTTTGGGGGATATTTTTAGGAGGCATAacctttcatttcatttatatgctgatgatacccagttGTATCTACCATTGAAAGCTGGCGATACTATTGAGCCCTTATTGGCCTGCCTTGCGGATATCAAGAAATGGTTATCTGATAGTTTTCTTCGACTTAATGAagataaaacagaaattatcGTTTTTGGACCCCCAAAATTGAGAGGTGATCTTATCAATGAGCTTGGCAAACATTTCTCCTCAGTCTCCACCCAGGTTAGGAATCTTGGTGTTATTGTGGAATCTGAGCTCTGCTTGACCgagcaaataaatacagttgttAAGAATAGTTTTTATCAGTTACGGATCATTTCGagactgaaataatttttgtctTTTCAAGACCTGGAGAAGGTCATTCATGCTTTTATCACCTCTCGTCTTGATTACTGTAACTCATTATATTTGGGTCTTCCTCAGTCATCCATTGCACGTCTACAGTTGGTACAAAATGCTGCTGCAAGGCTGTTGACCAGGGCAAAGAAAACTGGTCATGTTACACCAATTTTAACTTCTCTTCATTGGCTCCCTGTCCATTTTagaattcaatttaaaatgttgttgtttgtttttaaagctcTTAACGGTCAAGCCCCTTCTTATCTCACAGATCTGCTTACTCCTCTTTCATCCTCTAGATCTTTAAGATCTTCTGATAGGGCTTTTTTTAGTTGTCCCTCGATCACGATTGAAAACAAAGGGTGATAGGGCTTTTTCAGTCGCCGCCCCCCCGTCTTTGGAATCAATTGCCACTGGATATCCGCCTTGCACCATTTATTACAACTTTTAAAACGATGTTGAAAACACACCTTTACTCCCAGGCTTTCTGATTgtgattttgtttatgttttattgttttattctttgttttatttgttctatgtttttatcttttgatTTTGTTAAGCACTTTGGTCAGCTTGCTGAgagaaatgtgctatataaataaactttacttacttacttacttaattACAACAAATGGAATAcattttcttactctttgtattGTCATATTAGTGCTACACGTTTGCCCTATTACAATGAGATAAACAAATTAGGTCAAACATAATCTAAAAGTAGTTGACTATAGtatctaaaatgtgtaatgtggTGGGATatggagatatatatatatatatatatatatatatatagagagagagagagagagagagagagagatagatataaatttaacatctttttacatccttgctgaataaaagtattaattaaccAGTTTAAATGACTGGTAGTAGAATTAGTAGTAAGAAAAAGAAGACTGTATTATCTAACCAATACCACAGATGACTGGAATGCAGGACCATCTGCATGAAACATGGACTAGTGTTGATGTGATGATTAAAACATTGTGTATAAATAGTAATAAGGTATGCGGTAGTGGTTTAATTAaccaaagaagaagaaaacaataaaatgatgtCAAAATAATGTACTAAAATCTCTCctttgttaaaatgttattatatatacaaacactattatttaataacactattatttatatgtagTAACGTTATTAttgatgaatacaaatataACATGCTAATGTGCGCTTAATATAACATGCACACTCAAGAAATAAAgctgtcataaaataaaaattctgttctATTTTCTGAATGTATGCTATAGATTTTATTGTGAGCAATTCATGAATTCatcaattcattcattaaaaatgaaacattacaaGGTCACAAAATAGACATGTAAAAGTAAAGCAAATAAAGCCCCTTCAGAATGATTTAGAGTCCTTTTCCCCTAATCCGGTAAAGATTACGTGCCAAATCGCGCCTGCAACAACATATTTAAGAGTATTAAGGCAGCTCTCGAGACCTGGACCACAAGCCTTTTTGAGTCTGAGACAATGGACCCATTGCTGCAGTCATAATAAGCATTTGGTCAAGTAAATGCAAGACCAGAGGATTTTCCAAGTCTTCACATAAGACCCAGTTTCTGATATCCCACACGCTCTTGTGCAAGTCACTGTAGATCAAGTCACTGACAAACAAAACTCATGTTGGCTCTGCACTAAGTTGAGAATACATGCTCACTAAATGTATAATAGAAATAATGTGTcgagctgttttttgtttgtttgttttttgttttacttatgCGATAAGATGTTCAAAATAATACATGTACAAAGCAATACCTTTTACAATAACAAAGTAAGACTTTTGTATGTGAGGAGTATAGTTAAaaatgcatccaaatgctatTAGAGACGCATGAGATTAAGAAGCCTGCAGCAGGCTGAAAGCGAAATGTCTGAGACATCTGTTAAAAGCTCCCAGAATCATAGGACCTTCTCTTGTACAAAATGTGAAACACAGAGACACCAGTTACCATAGTCAAATGTGTTCTGGGAACCAGAGCTCTGACACCAGAAACAATTTAAAAGCACTATTTAAAGCTAAAGGTGGATTTGCTAAAATTGTTATTTATGGCAGTCTGAATAATTAATGATGCCCATTTTAAAAGGGTGTGTGAACTGGCAAAGATGATGTCCGACACCATAAGCTGCATGGTGTCTGAATATGCAGTGTGCATGCATTGGCCtaattaatagtttaattttaggTATGGGGTAGAATTAAGGGATCTAACATATGGTCATGCGGAATAAGGACTAGCTTTGGCTTGCTGATTGTAGGCTACAACACATTAAGGCACATTTGTGTAAATCAGCTTTGAATTAACACAGATAGTGAAAAgcattacacaaataaaaattacttgaCAACCATTACTGCAACAGTTCTCTTAAtctttatttacacaaaatgcCAAATAGAGTTCGTGCAGAATACAACATTTTGTCCtcataccttaaaaaaaaaaaaaaaaaaacattacacaatTTCAATGACGCAATGTGTAAGGCAGTTTATTCTCAGCATTGCCTCATGGGATGCTATTGTGGACATTACTGTAAACAGTCTTCTGGTAAAGTCAGTAGCGTAGGAGTTTAAAGAGAATCTTGCAGGGCAAATGAATTACAATGCTGACATGCTCATAACTACCTGAGTAGAAACatgattatttttagaaatgtgtTCTCACCAGTTTTCAGTTTTACGTATAATTAAGATGTATCATGTAAAAGCTTACGGAtgctgttttcaataaaaaggaaaacaaacttTTAGAGATTTGGAAAGCAAAATTTACACATGCATTCCACATTCACACAAGTCataataacatgaattttggagaaaacacacacacgctttcAGAAGGTGCTTTGACAAGGTTACAGTGTACAGTCCTTAGCACCTCTAGATCTTTAAGATCTTCTGATAGGGCTTTTTTAGTTGTCCCTCGATCACGATTGAAAACAAAGGGTGATAGGGCTTTTTCAGTCGCCGCCCCCCGTCTTTGGAATCAATTGCCACTGGATATCCGCCTTGCACCATTTATTACAACTTTTAAAACGATGTTGAAAACACACCCAGGCTTTCTGATTgtgattttgtttatgttttattgttttattctttgttttatttgttctatgtttttatcttttgatTTTGTTAAGCACTTTGGTCAGCTTGCTGAgagaaatgtgctatataaataaactttacttACTTACTGTAAACAGTCTTCTGGTAAAGTCAGTAGCGTAGCAGTTTAAAGAGAATCTTGCAGGGCAAATGAATTACAATGCTGACATGCTCATAACTACCTGAGTAGAAACatgattatttttagaaatgtgtTCTCACCAGTTTTCAGTTTTACGTATAATTAAGATGTATCATGTAAAAGCTTACGGAtgctgttttcaataaaaaggaaaacaaacttTTAGAGATTTGGAAAGCAAAATTTACACATGCATTCCACATTCACACAAGTGAATGTAATTCACATAAGTGAAGTaataataacatgaattttggagaaaacacacacacgctttcAGAAGGTGCTTTGACAAGGTTACAGTGTAACGTCTGTTTAAATTGCAGTGTTGAGGTCTGTGCAAACAGTAACTGTCTTCAGTAAATCAAAAAGTAGTCAACACAAACTAATgggcagacaaaaaaaaaaaataaaaaaaaaaaaaaaaaaaaaaaaaatcaaagaagaGACAAAGGTTATTTAAACATAGATGTTCCATGCAGGTGCTTCAGTGAGAAAGTCTAAATTCCAGTCATTTTCTTTAACGCTACATCCTGAGACTAGAAACTTGTAGAAATCCTTCTGAACGTAGTCCTGGAACTACGCATTGCTTTCAGAACTGGCTCTCACTGGCTTGTTCTTTTCCATTGCTGGTCAGCATGTGGAGCTCAACTGTGTGCGTGCCAGTATTTTCCTTGGTAGATACAGGGCATTCACTCTGCTGCATGTTTTCCTGCATGGCCTGACACTTCCCAGTAGTCAGCGATTTCTGAAAGGACTCAGAGGTAAAGTAGTAGACTACTGGGTCAAAGCAGCAGTTGAAGGTTGCAATGCAAAGCGTTACGGGGTACAGGGTTCGCGCAAGTCTCTCCACCCAGCAGCTCACGAGTGCTCGAATGCGCACCATGGCATAGATGAATAGAACAGAATTGTAAGGGACAAAGCAGACAATGAAAATGGCCAGATGCACTACAATCATACGCAGAACGCGCTCCTTGTTGGCGCCGGTCTGACACAGAGTAGCGGGTCTACGTAAAGTCCTTAGCACCATGGAAGAGCAGGCTAGATTGATCATCAATGGGATGAGGAAACCCACCACTTCGATGAAGATGGTGATCTTCGACAAATACGTCTTCCATGTTTTCTTGGAGAATCCCTCGAAGCAGGTGGTGCTAGTTTTGGACTGGTTGGTGGAAGAGAAGAATGTGACTGACATGCCCCCACCGAGTATCAACAACCAGATGATACCGCACACGATACCAGCATTGCGACGGGTACGGATGGAGAGTGAACGGAAGGGGTAAACGATAGCCAGGAAGCGATCCACACTGATGCATGTCAGGAACAGCATGCTGCCATAGATATTGGTGATAAAGGCTCCTCCAGAGATCTTACACAACGTGTCGCCAAACGGCCAGTGGCGATTCACGTTATAAAAGATCTTAAAAGGAAGAGTAAACACGAACACTAAGTCCGATAAAGCTAGATTGGTCATGAAAAGCGTGGTCTCGTTACGCATTTTAATGCGACAGCAGAAGACAAACAGTGAAGCGCAGTTCGTGACCAGTCCCAGAACAAACGCAACACTGTACACCACACCATAAAGGTTGTACTTAAAGGAGTCATCGATGCCACAGTTCTCCATCCCAGTCTCGTTAAGAACAAGACTGGCCATTATGGCCCCTGTAGCGGAAGCTGTACTTCTGTTTCCAGTTAATTCCCAATACGCTGCTCTTCGTGATCTGTCTTTCCCATCCTCTATGCACAAAGCTTCATCAGATGATTACTGCTTTGAAAGTGCAGCTTTGTCTAGGTACAGCAATAGGCAAATCTGTAGTTTCCTGCATGGGGGAGAGCAATAAGAAAATAAGTTACATCACCTGTCCTGGAGACCCCTCACCACTACACGTTTCCCTCGTCTAACACACCCAATTCAGCTCATCAGAGCATTGAGGGTTTGCACTCATATACACCTGGTGAATTTTCTGAATGCGGTGCTGTTTCTGACACattctgacatttaaaatgtggaCTGAAAATGCAAGCAATGGGAAACCTGGTAAAATCATTCTTCACCCCTCACCCCCAGCCCACTTCCTCTTTGAACTGTTGCCGTCCGGTCGGCGCTGCTGAGCGCTGAGCACCAAAACGGCCAGACATCAGAACAGTCTCTTCCTTCAAGCAGTCCATCTCATGAACAGTTAATACGGCAATAAAcactatttatacatttatttatttaaaacacataccttttttttttttacattcggagtgtctatttacactaagtgcaaatagcccgccTTGCTGGTAGAAGCTATATAAAGGAATATGATATTTTTGGTTACTACCTTTAACGATTGATGCAGGGAAGAGAGTATAGAGGCTGGATCTAAGTGCAAGCAGTATTTAATAACACAACAAAAGGTTATCTAAAACTCAGGGTGAGCAATTCTAAtggtaattgtttctcatggGGAAATAAGCGGTTATCAACATTTACAGGGGTTAGTCTGTGATTTTATTGCTTCCAAATCCAGAATCCTGGTGTTAATATAATTGCCATCTGAATCCACATCTCTGAGTTTACAAGAAGAAACCAATTCAAAATTCACTATTAAAATCCACTGCCTAACACCATACAGTAACTGTACAGTAATTTGCAtgcgtatatatataattcatatttaataatatcctatataatatttgattatgtaagacatctgttaaaaaaacagaaaatagacaCACTATAGTCTGCCTAGCATTTTATCACTCAAAATGATGTATGTACTTAAAATGTAGAAATCTGAGCTGAAATAAGTTACAACGTCTTGTTTATAAAAGGTAAATATAAAGCGTCTTTGTTGGTATATATAGACTATAGTGtgtctattttctgttttttgaacagaagtcttatataatcaaatattaaatagtatattattaaatgtgatttttattattattattattccaggcatatgacattttatttacagcagaTAATCAGGTGATCTGGCTGCTGGTAAGTGTTGGATTTAA
This genomic interval from Labeo rohita strain BAU-BD-2019 unplaced genomic scaffold, IGBB_LRoh.1.0 scaffold_194, whole genome shotgun sequence contains the following:
- the LOC127159149 gene encoding uncharacterized protein LOC127159149 yields the protein MASSPFLVTCITCHMYSLSISVGSEGFTCDKCREIVRLTEKISELETRIQTLIEDSKNVRALDTALDATSLGSPVHCSVPVTSPLQQGNWVTVRRHSRGSKHRSSVPIRTSNRFSPLSDAPTEKPDQSALVIGDSIVRNVKIETPATIVQCLPGARAPDILANLKVLANAKRKFSKIVIHVGTNDVRLRQSEITKNNVKEVCELASTMSDTVICSGPLPAYRGDEIHSRLSSLNGWMSKWCPQNNIGFIDNWTSFWGRPDLLKRDGLHPSRGGAALLSSNMAYSLRVCT
- the lpar4 gene encoding lysophosphatidic acid receptor 4, with protein sequence MASLVLNETGMENCGIDDSFKYNLYGVVYSVAFVLGLVTNCASLFVFCCRIKMRNETTLFMTNLALSDLVFVFTLPFKIFYNVNRHWPFGDTLCKISGGAFITNIYGSMLFLTCISVDRFLAIVYPFRSLSIRTRRNAGIVCGIIWLLILGGGMSVTFFSSTNQSKTSTTCFEGFSKKTWKTYLSKITIFIEVVGFLIPLMINLACSSMVLRTLRRPATLCQTGANKERVLRMIVVHLAIFIVCFVPYNSVLFIYAMVRIRALVSCWVERLARTLYPVTLCIATFNCCFDPVVYYFTSESFQKSLTTGKCQAMQENMQQSECPVSTKENTGTHTVELHMLTSNGKEQASESQF